A genomic segment from Luteolibacter ambystomatis encodes:
- a CDS encoding L,D-transpeptidase family protein: protein MISPEPSSAAGSVASDLPGPERASAAAARVQPELKKALAAKGLHLGDPVFIRVFKEERTLELWVRRRDTRKYDLFRSWPVAAMSGVLGPKLQEGDAQAPEGFYFVPPERMKPDSQFHLAFNIGYPNAYDLAHDRTGTFLMVHGNEVSIGCFAMTDPAIEEIYTLCAAALDRGQPFFRVHCFPFRMTSARMAAAVGDPWEDFWKNLKEGYDRFEADRVPPDVMVEGKRYVIRSGNE, encoded by the coding sequence ATGATCTCTCCCGAACCCTCTTCCGCCGCAGGCTCCGTTGCTTCCGATCTTCCCGGCCCGGAGCGCGCCTCAGCGGCAGCCGCCAGGGTTCAGCCGGAACTGAAGAAGGCACTCGCGGCAAAGGGGCTTCACCTTGGCGATCCCGTGTTCATCCGCGTTTTCAAGGAGGAGCGCACGCTGGAGTTGTGGGTGCGCCGCCGGGATACCCGGAAGTACGATTTGTTCCGTAGTTGGCCGGTGGCGGCCATGTCCGGTGTGCTGGGGCCGAAGCTCCAGGAGGGGGATGCCCAGGCACCGGAAGGCTTCTATTTCGTCCCACCGGAGCGGATGAAGCCGGATTCCCAGTTTCATCTCGCTTTCAACATCGGTTATCCGAATGCCTATGATCTCGCGCACGACCGGACCGGCACGTTCCTGATGGTGCATGGCAACGAGGTTTCGATCGGCTGCTTCGCCATGACGGATCCGGCGATCGAAGAGATCTACACGCTCTGCGCCGCCGCGTTGGATCGCGGCCAACCGTTCTTCCGCGTCCATTGCTTCCCATTCCGCATGACTTCCGCACGCATGGCCGCGGCGGTGGGAGATCCTTGGGAGGATTTTTGGAAGAACCTCAAGGAAGGCTACGATCGCTTTGAGGCGGACCGGGTGCCTCCGGACGTCATGGTCGAGGGCAAGCGTTATGTGATCCGCTCCGGGAACGAATGA
- a CDS encoding VanW family protein, producing MQPTPEAEHQAPGRVESALFFLKSRAFIARRWWQERNQPVSRHSHGTLWRGAPQIGHAKAALWTQLTPEEFPLTAGKVQNLRAACRRLHGTEVPAGEVFSFWKQLGRTTRSRGFTTGRELRSGCMVPNLGGGLCQLSGLLHAAALEAGVEVVERHEHSRTLPGTPLPPERDATVFWNYVDLRFRAPFAWRLEARLTATDLLVVIRAVTPSRCREDHAAAVSLGVPVRAAADGDCLTCGVTSCFRHPSATKNHAPAAGHTAFVLDGLWPEFDDWCRRHSKPGDRWYTPLDGQRWHKPNYAWSPPADATAYHATFETLLRSWRQRKLPGQGAVRQKFLLDAQRQLAETLGRRIDPQARHLIVSQTLLPHLWKAGYLGGRTFDVLVNRWPMEELQYRLDAAAEQHQQSDTLADFRADPELVHAENEALVAAARLITPHRAIAARFGSRALLLDWKMPEARPRVLPQEEPKWFFPASALGRKGIYELAEAMQGLGGELLVLGKAREGSNNPLEGIRHRSGDVSEIPACTAVVLPAWIEHEPRLALRALAAGVPVIATRNCGLPSHPLLIEIEAGDSEILREAMEECIGSPQACAVA from the coding sequence ATGCAACCTACACCCGAAGCGGAGCATCAGGCTCCGGGCCGCGTCGAGTCCGCCCTGTTTTTTCTCAAGAGCCGTGCTTTCATCGCCCGCCGCTGGTGGCAGGAGCGGAACCAGCCGGTGAGCCGCCATTCCCATGGCACGCTATGGCGGGGGGCTCCCCAGATCGGACATGCGAAGGCAGCACTGTGGACACAGCTCACTCCAGAGGAATTTCCGCTCACCGCAGGCAAGGTGCAGAACCTCCGCGCCGCTTGCCGCAGACTTCATGGCACGGAGGTTCCTGCGGGGGAGGTTTTCAGTTTTTGGAAACAACTGGGCCGCACGACCCGCTCCCGTGGATTCACGACCGGCCGCGAACTCCGCTCCGGTTGCATGGTGCCGAATCTCGGTGGAGGCTTGTGCCAGCTCTCCGGCCTGCTGCACGCCGCAGCATTGGAAGCGGGCGTGGAAGTGGTGGAGCGCCATGAACATTCCCGGACATTGCCGGGAACTCCATTGCCTCCGGAGCGGGATGCCACGGTATTCTGGAACTACGTGGACCTGCGGTTCCGTGCTCCCTTTGCCTGGCGTCTGGAGGCGCGGCTGACCGCCACCGACCTGCTGGTGGTGATCCGTGCCGTGACGCCCTCGCGCTGTCGTGAGGATCACGCGGCTGCGGTTTCGCTTGGAGTGCCGGTGCGTGCCGCGGCGGATGGGGATTGTCTGACCTGTGGGGTGACCTCGTGCTTCCGCCATCCTTCGGCTACCAAAAACCATGCCCCCGCCGCTGGTCATACGGCCTTCGTGCTTGATGGCTTGTGGCCCGAGTTCGATGACTGGTGCCGCAGGCATTCCAAGCCCGGTGACCGGTGGTACACACCGCTGGACGGTCAGCGATGGCACAAACCGAACTATGCGTGGAGCCCGCCAGCGGATGCCACCGCGTATCATGCGACCTTTGAAACCCTGCTGCGTTCCTGGCGGCAGCGGAAACTGCCGGGGCAGGGCGCGGTGCGGCAGAAGTTCCTGCTCGATGCCCAGCGGCAGCTCGCGGAAACACTCGGCCGCCGCATCGATCCGCAGGCGCGGCATCTGATTGTTTCGCAAACACTGCTGCCGCACTTGTGGAAGGCCGGGTATCTCGGCGGGCGCACGTTTGACGTGCTGGTGAACCGCTGGCCGATGGAAGAGCTGCAATATCGTCTCGATGCTGCGGCGGAGCAGCACCAGCAGTCCGATACACTGGCGGATTTCCGGGCCGATCCGGAACTCGTGCATGCGGAGAACGAAGCGCTCGTTGCGGCTGCGCGTTTGATTACGCCTCATCGGGCCATTGCCGCGCGCTTTGGCAGCCGTGCCCTGTTGTTGGATTGGAAGATGCCGGAGGCCAGGCCGCGGGTGTTGCCGCAAGAAGAACCGAAGTGGTTCTTTCCGGCTTCCGCGCTCGGACGCAAGGGCATCTACGAACTGGCGGAGGCCATGCAAGGATTGGGTGGCGAGTTGCTCGTGCTTGGCAAGGCGCGGGAAGGCTCGAACAATCCTCTCGAAGGAATCCGCCATCGTTCCGGAGATGTTTCCGAAATCCCCGCCTGCACCGCAGTGGTGCTGCCGGCGTGGATCGAGCATGAACCACGGCTGGCGCTGCGGGCTTTGGCCGCCGGGGTGCCTGTGATCGCGACGCGCAACTGTGGTCTCCCATCCCATCCGCTGCTGATTGAGATCGAGGCGGGAGATTCCGAGATCTTGCGCGAAGCCATGGAAGAGTGCATCGGTTCCCCACAAGCATGTGCCGTGGCGTGA
- a CDS encoding right-handed parallel beta-helix repeat-containing protein translates to MKLNPVAAGLILSLAGLSVLHAAEWYVAPDGDDAAAGTQAKPFATVQRAQKSADPGDVVQIRGGTYRMKEADISNRRGPFASITYLNKSGVQGKPITYRAYQNEKPVFDCSDVKPAGMRVSAFSVTGSWLHFIGLDVTGVQVTILGHTQSICFENNGSHNIYERLSMHDGQAIGIYSVRGSDNLFLNCDAWNNWDFTSEGGKGGNSDGFGCHPPKGSTGNVFRGCRAWFNSDDGFDCINAREVVAFENCWAFNNGYSKDMKKRADGNGFKAGGFGMTPAAELPSPIPRNIIRYCVAVGNKASGFYANHQPGGSDWTNNSAYRNGANYNMLCRLADNMTEVDGYGHKLVNNLSFGSRNEIIKFDAAKCEASGNSFTTGMKLTDRDFVNLDEKELLLPRQANGDLPVMGFLHPSPRSEIAIKKIGAFVK, encoded by the coding sequence ATGAAATTGAATCCAGTCGCCGCCGGCCTTATTCTTTCTCTCGCGGGTTTGTCCGTCCTCCATGCTGCGGAGTGGTATGTGGCCCCGGATGGCGATGATGCGGCCGCCGGAACGCAGGCCAAGCCGTTCGCCACCGTCCAGCGGGCGCAAAAGTCCGCCGACCCCGGGGATGTGGTTCAGATCCGGGGCGGCACCTACCGCATGAAGGAGGCGGACATCTCCAACCGCCGTGGCCCCTTCGCCTCGATCACCTATCTGAACAAGAGTGGCGTCCAGGGAAAGCCGATCACCTATCGGGCCTATCAGAATGAAAAGCCGGTCTTCGATTGCTCCGACGTGAAACCGGCGGGCATGCGGGTGAGCGCGTTTTCCGTTACGGGTTCTTGGCTGCACTTCATCGGCCTCGATGTCACGGGCGTACAGGTGACCATCCTGGGGCACACGCAGTCGATCTGCTTTGAGAACAACGGCAGCCATAACATTTACGAGCGCCTCAGCATGCATGACGGCCAGGCGATCGGGATCTACAGCGTGAGAGGCTCCGACAATCTTTTCCTCAACTGCGATGCCTGGAACAACTGGGACTTCACCTCGGAAGGAGGGAAGGGGGGGAACAGCGATGGCTTCGGCTGCCATCCACCGAAAGGGTCGACCGGCAATGTGTTCCGCGGCTGCCGCGCGTGGTTCAACAGTGATGACGGTTTCGACTGCATCAATGCCCGCGAGGTGGTGGCGTTTGAGAACTGCTGGGCCTTCAACAACGGCTACTCGAAGGACATGAAGAAGCGCGCCGATGGCAATGGCTTCAAGGCCGGCGGATTCGGCATGACTCCGGCGGCGGAACTTCCCAGCCCAATCCCGCGCAACATCATCCGCTACTGCGTGGCGGTGGGCAACAAGGCCTCCGGCTTCTATGCCAACCACCAACCCGGAGGCAGCGACTGGACCAACAACTCCGCCTACCGGAACGGAGCCAATTACAACATGCTCTGCCGTCTCGCGGACAACATGACGGAGGTGGACGGCTATGGCCACAAGCTGGTCAACAATCTCAGCTTCGGATCGCGCAATGAGATTATCAAATTCGACGCGGCGAAGTGCGAGGCCAGCGGCAATTCCTTCACCACCGGCATGAAGCTCACCGACCGCGATTTCGTGAATCTCGACGAGAAGGAACTGTTGCTGCCACGCCAGGCGAATGGAGATCTGCCGGTGATGGGATTCCTGCATCCGAGCCCGCGCAGTGAGATCGCCATCAAAAAGATCGGGGCGTTTGTGAAGTAG
- the mtnP gene encoding S-methyl-5'-thioadenosine phosphorylase, whose protein sequence is MEAAIGIIGGSGLYELDGFEKAEERVITTPFGEPSDALVGGTFAGRQVWFLPRHGRGHRILPHEINHRANLWALRSLGVRWVICVTAVGSLKEQYHPRDVVLPDQYFDRTSRREHHTFFGRGIAAHIAFAEPVSCGLRGILRESATETGCRVHDRGTYVNMDGPAFSTRAESEVNRKLGFDVIGMTNLPEAKLAREAEIALATLAMVTDYDCWKTDEEAVTAESVIAHLHANVAAAKRVLAAAIPRIPQMADWPEHSALEGAIMTARHLWPQQTATDLAPLLGRFL, encoded by the coding sequence ATGGAAGCGGCGATCGGCATCATCGGAGGCAGCGGCCTCTACGAACTGGACGGATTCGAGAAGGCGGAGGAACGCGTGATCACCACCCCCTTCGGAGAGCCATCGGACGCTTTGGTCGGAGGTACGTTCGCCGGTCGTCAGGTGTGGTTCCTCCCCCGCCATGGCCGCGGCCACCGCATCCTGCCGCACGAGATCAACCATCGCGCCAACCTCTGGGCACTGCGCAGCCTCGGTGTCCGTTGGGTGATCTGTGTCACCGCCGTTGGCAGTCTGAAGGAACAATACCATCCGCGCGACGTGGTGCTGCCGGACCAATACTTCGACCGCACCAGCCGCCGCGAGCATCACACATTTTTCGGTCGCGGCATTGCAGCGCACATCGCCTTCGCCGAGCCGGTGAGCTGCGGACTGCGCGGGATTCTCCGGGAGTCCGCCACGGAAACCGGCTGCCGGGTCCACGACCGGGGCACCTACGTGAATATGGACGGCCCCGCCTTCTCCACCCGGGCCGAAAGCGAGGTGAACCGGAAGCTCGGTTTCGACGTGATCGGCATGACCAATCTGCCGGAGGCCAAGCTGGCCCGCGAGGCGGAGATCGCCCTGGCCACCCTGGCGATGGTCACGGACTACGACTGCTGGAAGACCGATGAAGAGGCTGTCACCGCCGAAAGCGTGATTGCCCATCTCCACGCCAATGTCGCGGCGGCCAAGCGGGTGCTGGCGGCCGCCATTCCCCGGATTCCGCAGATGGCGGATTGGCCGGAACACTCCGCGCTGGAAGGTGCCATCATGACCGCGCGGCACCTTTGGCCGCAGCAGACCGCCACCGATCTTGCCCCCTTGCTCGGCCGGTTCCTGTGA
- a CDS encoding polysaccharide deacetylase family protein: MKRLSLSLSLVLLSVSLGSCTVDKAADAGRYPNGPAAPVKTTRNAAYQTPPVQGPVRRNPDMNLSSNFPKGTTLSYSRVNAPGKYIAITFDDGPHITNTPRLLDMLRARNIKATFFCVGQCVSEYPQVARQIVAEGHEIANHSWSHPLLTKLSDAQYHDQITRTHEAIIRATGVTPHLLRPPYGALTQRQREWAYSEYGYPTILWSVDPFDWKRPGSAAVTARILSATTPGGIILAHDIHSQTVDAMPATLDTLLARGYKFVTVSQLLAMQQPSAAAAPAPAPAQ; the protein is encoded by the coding sequence ATGAAACGGCTCTCTCTTTCCCTGTCCCTCGTCCTCCTCAGCGTCAGCCTCGGAAGCTGCACCGTGGACAAGGCCGCCGATGCAGGCCGCTACCCGAACGGTCCAGCCGCCCCGGTCAAGACCACCCGTAATGCCGCCTATCAGACCCCGCCGGTCCAAGGCCCCGTCCGCCGCAATCCGGACATGAACCTGTCCTCGAATTTCCCGAAGGGCACCACCCTGAGCTATTCGCGCGTGAATGCTCCGGGAAAATACATCGCCATCACCTTCGATGACGGCCCGCACATCACCAACACCCCGCGCCTGCTGGACATGCTCCGCGCCCGCAACATCAAGGCCACCTTTTTCTGCGTGGGCCAGTGCGTAAGCGAGTATCCGCAGGTCGCCCGCCAGATCGTCGCGGAAGGCCACGAAATCGCCAACCACAGCTGGAGCCATCCGCTGCTCACGAAGCTCAGCGACGCCCAGTATCACGACCAGATCACCCGCACCCACGAGGCCATCATCCGGGCCACCGGCGTGACGCCGCACCTGCTGCGCCCCCCCTACGGCGCGCTCACCCAGCGCCAGCGCGAGTGGGCCTATTCGGAATACGGTTATCCGACCATCCTCTGGTCCGTGGACCCCTTCGACTGGAAGCGCCCCGGCTCCGCCGCTGTCACCGCCCGCATCCTTTCCGCCACCACACCGGGCGGCATCATCCTCGCCCACGACATCCACAGCCAGACCGTGGACGCCATGCCCGCCACGCTCGATACCCTGCTGGCACGCGGCTACAAGTTCGTGACCGTCTCGCAACTGCTGGCCATGCAGCAGCCTTCCGCCGCCGCGGCCCCGGCCCCCGCTCCGGCCCAATAA
- a CDS encoding dynamin family protein, producing MFGERYFATRERLVEVMRGIVALARDTQAEINPELGADTVQTGLASPFLFVVCGEVNAGKSTLINGLFGSDLCKVNILPETDRVLWYRHGELARDVEITPTLEERYRPVEFLKDFNLVDTPGTNSVMRGHQSITERFLPVADLLLFVFPVSNPWGAATWDFLTKLGPEALDRVAFVIQQIDQRDPADIPVILGHMKDLSMKRIGHVPPMFAVSGKLAVEAKKTNPFGRQAWQSCGFPELEDFISRNVCQSPQRRKLLDTWRRHASEGLVQIENRIEETTRNVERCARFLAEIEREIDGLREQFVVRLPRHLSGVAEVFQQEAVWVTKKLGVRLSPWNTLIRLFTGDRSGSETENLFIERLQTAVEHVAQQDAAETVKACEQHWEGLKERVHAEMGITLRDDDAVQSRLQKASSKFVRRLGRAARLGIGNLKVRHGLDQSVRERVTSLKVFATLTLLALTGAGICGFLKIPWAPWGCLAGALVCSGIFLAYATASRREILLAFRERLLDACGAFANALRGDYEEALRVFFQEYAGCLEEVRRHVANDKLALEPRLQRWNGLFLSLKAIEQDL from the coding sequence ATGTTCGGCGAGCGCTACTTCGCGACGCGCGAACGATTGGTGGAAGTGATGCGGGGGATCGTGGCACTCGCCAGGGACACCCAGGCGGAGATCAATCCCGAACTGGGTGCGGATACCGTCCAAACCGGACTGGCCTCGCCCTTCCTCTTCGTCGTCTGCGGAGAGGTCAATGCGGGGAAGTCAACGCTGATCAACGGCCTCTTCGGCAGCGACCTGTGCAAGGTCAACATCCTGCCGGAAACCGACCGCGTGCTGTGGTACCGCCATGGTGAGCTGGCCCGGGATGTCGAGATCACGCCGACACTGGAGGAACGCTACCGGCCCGTCGAGTTCCTGAAGGACTTCAACCTGGTGGACACGCCCGGAACGAATTCCGTGATGCGCGGCCACCAGAGCATCACGGAGCGTTTCCTGCCCGTGGCGGACCTGCTGCTGTTCGTGTTCCCGGTTTCCAATCCATGGGGCGCGGCCACCTGGGACTTCCTCACGAAGCTCGGCCCGGAGGCGCTCGACCGCGTCGCCTTCGTCATCCAGCAGATCGACCAGCGCGATCCGGCGGACATTCCGGTGATCCTTGGTCACATGAAGGACCTGTCGATGAAGCGCATCGGCCATGTCCCGCCGATGTTCGCCGTCTCCGGAAAGCTGGCGGTGGAGGCGAAAAAGACCAATCCCTTCGGGCGGCAGGCATGGCAAAGCTGTGGCTTTCCCGAGTTGGAGGACTTCATTTCCCGCAATGTCTGCCAATCGCCGCAACGCCGGAAACTCCTCGACACCTGGCGTCGCCACGCCTCCGAAGGTCTGGTGCAGATCGAGAACCGCATTGAGGAAACAACCCGCAATGTCGAGCGCTGTGCCCGCTTTCTCGCCGAAATCGAGCGAGAGATCGACGGGCTGCGCGAACAGTTCGTGGTCCGGCTGCCGCGCCATCTCTCCGGGGTGGCCGAGGTCTTCCAACAGGAAGCGGTCTGGGTGACCAAGAAACTCGGGGTGCGCCTGAGTCCATGGAACACCCTCATCCGCCTCTTCACCGGCGATCGCTCCGGATCGGAGACAGAAAACCTTTTCATTGAGCGACTGCAAACGGCGGTCGAACACGTCGCCCAACAGGATGCGGCCGAAACCGTAAAGGCCTGCGAGCAGCATTGGGAAGGGTTGAAGGAACGGGTGCATGCCGAGATGGGCATCACCTTGCGGGACGATGACGCGGTCCAAAGCCGCCTGCAAAAGGCTTCGTCGAAATTCGTCCGGCGGCTCGGTCGCGCGGCACGGCTGGGCATCGGCAATCTCAAGGTCCGGCATGGCCTCGACCAATCGGTCCGCGAGCGGGTCACCTCGTTGAAAGTCTTCGCCACGCTCACGCTCCTGGCGCTCACCGGAGCCGGAATCTGCGGATTCCTCAAGATTCCATGGGCCCCGTGGGGCTGCCTCGCGGGCGCACTGGTCTGTTCCGGGATTTTCCTGGCCTACGCCACCGCCAGCCGGCGCGAGATCCTCCTGGCTTTCCGCGAACGCCTGCTGGACGCGTGCGGGGCCTTCGCCAATGCCCTGCGCGGAGATTATGAGGAAGCCCTGCGAGTGTTTTTCCAAGAGTATGCAGGCTGCCTCGAGGAAGTGCGCCGCCACGTCGCGAACGACAAGCTCGCCCTTGAACCGCGGCTGCAACGTTGGAACGGATTGTTCCTGTCGCTGAAGGCGATCGAACAGGACCTGTAG
- a CDS encoding phosphatidate cytidylyltransferase, protein MADSTPTPASSKGRTFVRRTASTLGLWAVVGAAFASQRAWAYFALIAVLAILSTIEYFSMVRAAGVKCFPRFGILLATVYSLALGWFFIFHHPAGSFGGRELPDGLDTLAIFIATAGAFTLQLRYSIKGIEALQAVALNVLGFVYVAVLFHFSARLVFVVPGDSQVPGAVLLLWVIAVTKFTDMGAYLTGTMIGRHKMIPHVSPGKTWEGFAGALFFAQLAGCGLHALCPQDLAILGGWPHVIALGFILALLAVVGDLAESVLKRSLNAKDSGHMLPGIGGALDLIDSICFTAPALYFYLKWVLH, encoded by the coding sequence ATGGCAGACTCCACGCCAACACCGGCATCCTCGAAAGGCCGCACCTTCGTGCGCCGCACCGCCAGCACCCTCGGCCTGTGGGCCGTGGTCGGCGCGGCATTCGCCAGCCAGCGGGCCTGGGCCTACTTCGCCCTGATTGCGGTGCTCGCGATCCTCTCCACCATCGAGTATTTCAGCATGGTCCGCGCCGCCGGAGTGAAGTGCTTCCCGCGCTTCGGCATCCTGCTTGCAACGGTCTATTCCCTGGCCCTCGGCTGGTTTTTCATCTTCCACCACCCGGCCGGTTCATTCGGCGGACGCGAGCTGCCGGACGGGTTGGACACGCTGGCCATTTTCATCGCCACCGCAGGAGCCTTCACCCTCCAACTCCGCTATTCCATCAAGGGCATCGAGGCACTTCAGGCCGTGGCCTTGAACGTGCTCGGCTTCGTCTATGTCGCGGTGTTGTTCCACTTCTCCGCCCGGCTGGTGTTCGTGGTCCCGGGTGACAGCCAGGTGCCCGGCGCGGTGCTCCTGCTGTGGGTGATCGCCGTGACGAAATTCACCGATATGGGTGCCTATCTCACCGGCACGATGATCGGCCGCCACAAGATGATCCCCCACGTCAGCCCGGGAAAAACCTGGGAGGGTTTCGCGGGTGCCCTGTTCTTCGCCCAGCTCGCCGGTTGCGGTCTCCATGCCCTCTGCCCGCAGGATCTCGCCATCCTCGGCGGCTGGCCGCATGTCATCGCGCTCGGATTCATCCTGGCGCTGCTGGCCGTTGTGGGTGATCTGGCGGAAAGCGTGCTGAAGCGCAGCCTGAACGCCAAGGACTCCGGTCACATGCTGCCGGGCATCGGAGGGGCTCTCGACCTCATCGACAGCATCTGCTTCACCGCTCCGGCTCTGTATTTCTATCTGAAATGGGTGCTCCATTGA
- a CDS encoding 1-deoxy-D-xylulose-5-phosphate reductoisomerase: protein MSSPRKRVVLLGSTGSIGTSTLKVARELPERIEIVALAAATNVSKLAEQALETGVKDVALHDASKADELRALLPSDVRIHTGDEGLIALATLSGADIVLIAIVGTAGLHPALAAIEAGKDLAVASKEILVMAGETITEAATKAGVRLLPVDSEHNAIFQCLDGHRGGEKEVSRLILTASGGPFRTWPSEQLASVTPAQALKHPTWDMGPKITIDSATLFNKGLEMIEARWLFGIGMERIDVVVHPQSIIHSMVEFVDGSVLAQLSRTDMCFPIQYALTWPDRVRGGLKPIDFPALAKLEFEAPRDDDFPALTLARRAGLTGGTLPAVYNAANEVAVDAFRAGRLSFPGIWETVRRVMDDHAVNHHATLDAVIAADRWAREAAAEAISAVGAA, encoded by the coding sequence ATGTCCTCTCCCCGCAAACGCGTCGTCCTCCTCGGCTCCACCGGTTCGATCGGCACCTCCACTCTCAAGGTCGCACGGGAACTCCCGGAACGGATCGAAATCGTCGCCCTCGCCGCGGCAACGAACGTTTCCAAACTTGCCGAACAGGCGCTGGAAACCGGTGTCAAGGACGTGGCCCTTCACGATGCCTCCAAGGCTGATGAACTCCGGGCCCTCCTGCCGTCCGATGTCCGCATCCATACCGGCGATGAAGGTCTGATCGCGCTCGCCACACTCTCCGGGGCGGATATCGTGCTCATCGCCATCGTCGGCACCGCCGGTCTTCATCCCGCGCTCGCCGCCATCGAGGCGGGCAAGGATCTCGCCGTGGCCAGCAAGGAGATCCTCGTGATGGCCGGCGAGACGATCACGGAAGCCGCCACCAAGGCAGGTGTCCGCCTGCTGCCGGTCGATAGCGAGCACAACGCCATCTTCCAGTGCCTCGACGGTCATCGCGGCGGCGAAAAGGAAGTGTCCCGCCTGATTCTAACAGCTTCGGGTGGTCCCTTCCGCACCTGGCCCTCCGAGCAACTCGCATCGGTCACACCTGCCCAGGCTCTCAAACATCCCACATGGGACATGGGGCCGAAGATCACCATCGACTCCGCAACGCTCTTCAACAAAGGCTTGGAAATGATCGAGGCCCGCTGGCTCTTCGGCATCGGGATGGAACGCATCGATGTGGTGGTTCATCCACAGAGCATCATCCACTCGATGGTGGAGTTCGTGGATGGTTCCGTGCTGGCGCAGCTCAGCCGCACCGACATGTGCTTCCCCATCCAATACGCGCTGACCTGGCCGGACCGGGTGCGCGGGGGCTTGAAACCAATCGATTTTCCCGCACTGGCAAAGCTCGAATTCGAGGCACCACGCGATGACGACTTCCCCGCCCTGACGCTCGCACGCCGCGCCGGACTCACCGGTGGCACCTTGCCCGCCGTTTACAACGCCGCCAATGAGGTGGCCGTGGATGCCTTCCGCGCCGGACGTCTCTCCTTCCCCGGCATTTGGGAAACCGTCCGCCGTGTGATGGACGATCACGCGGTGAACCATCACGCCACGCTCGATGCCGTCATTGCCGCCGACCGCTGGGCCCGTGAAGCCGCAGCCGAAGCTATCAGCGCCGTCGGCGCAGCATGA
- a CDS encoding trypsin-like serine protease — MRTPVLRLLIALAGFLPVTSSAVVIASGDGSGNITAPPDDPGFANIGTLNGASAVYLGNGWVMTAAHVAGSLPATVNFGGTNYSTQSGTFNRLNNHGTGGMTVDTDIVLFRLATDPGLATLNISASTPTVGSPVVMIGNGRDRAAGPTFWNVNTGTDPWTWTELPDSTGANEAGFKELGSQSIRWGTNAIDSVGVNADAGFGTVRSMVTVFNDPGTTHEAQAAVGDSGGAIFYKNGSNWELTGMFNAVGTFSGQPGNTAALGNATYIADLSFYRNDILTITGIPEPATTGLALIGAGLMLRRRR, encoded by the coding sequence ATGAGAACACCCGTTTTGCGCTTGTTGATCGCTCTTGCCGGATTTCTGCCGGTGACCTCCTCCGCGGTGGTCATCGCCAGCGGTGATGGCTCCGGAAACATTACCGCGCCGCCGGACGACCCCGGCTTCGCCAACATCGGGACCTTGAACGGGGCCTCGGCGGTTTACCTCGGCAATGGTTGGGTGATGACCGCGGCGCACGTTGCGGGCTCCCTGCCCGCCACGGTGAACTTCGGTGGCACCAACTACTCCACTCAATCGGGAACTTTCAACCGCCTGAACAATCATGGCACGGGTGGCATGACGGTGGACACGGACATCGTGCTGTTCCGTCTCGCCACCGATCCCGGACTGGCCACTCTCAATATTTCCGCCTCAACGCCCACCGTGGGTAGCCCGGTGGTGATGATCGGCAACGGCCGCGACCGGGCGGCGGGGCCGACTTTTTGGAACGTGAACACCGGCACCGATCCGTGGACGTGGACGGAGCTTCCGGATTCCACCGGAGCGAATGAGGCTGGTTTCAAGGAACTGGGCTCCCAGTCCATCCGCTGGGGGACGAATGCGATCGACAGCGTGGGGGTGAATGCGGATGCCGGATTCGGCACCGTGCGTTCGATGGTGACGGTGTTCAATGATCCGGGGACGACCCATGAGGCGCAGGCGGCGGTGGGGGATTCCGGCGGAGCGATCTTTTACAAGAACGGTTCCAACTGGGAACTAACGGGAATGTTCAATGCCGTGGGCACCTTCAGCGGACAGCCGGGGAATACGGCGGCTCTGGGAAATGCGACTTACATCGCGGATCTGTCGTTCTATCGGAACGACATCCTGACCATCACCGGGATTCCAGAGCCCGCCACGACCGGTCTCGCCTTGATCGGCGCGGGCCTCATGCTGCGCCGACGGCGCTGA